The sequence below is a genomic window from Lysobacter capsici.
CACCACCACGCTCAGGCCCTCGCCTCGCACGTTCCAGGTCTGGCGCGTGCTCAGGGTGTTGCGGAAGGTGCGCGTGAAGGTGCAGCTGTTGGCGCACTTGGCCTTGCCCATGCTCGGCAGGTTGAGGCTGGACGGATCGCCGCCGGTGGCCGGATTGGCCGCGCGGTAGTTGGCGGTGGTCTCGTTGAGCACCAGGCCGGCCTTGATCGCCTGATCGATCTGCACTCGGCCCGAGCCCATCGCGAACGCGTTGGCCGGGGTCACCGAGTCTTCTTTGAACACCTCCTGCTTGGCGGTCATCATCAGCGCCGACTTGACCTCCGAGACGGTCCAGGTCGGTTGCACCTGGCGCACCAGCAAGGCCGCGCCGGCGTGATGCGGCGACGCCATCGAGGTGCCGTCCTTCAGGCCGATCTCGTTCTCGCTGCCGCTGATGGTGGCGCCGGCGACGACCGCGAGCACCGACACGCCCGGTGCGGTGATGTCGGGCTTGACCAGATCGAACGCGCCGGCCGGGCCGCGCGAGCTGAAATCGGCCAGCACGTCGGGGGTGTTCGGCAGCGGCGTGGTCGGATAGCTGATGCCGGCGGTGGTGGTGTTGCCGTTGCCGTTGGCGAAGTTGCGGATCGCGTCGCCGTCGGCGACGGTCACGCCGAACACCGGCACGGTGGTGCCCGCCACCGTCGGCGAAATCGCCGCGGCGACGTTGTTGGAAATCACCACCGCGGTGGCGCCGGCGGCGACCGCGTTGTTGACCTTGATGACGAAGCTGCAGGTGCCGCGGCGGATCAGCGCGGTCTTGCCGGTGAAGGTGCCGGCCGGGTACGCCACGCAACCGTCGTCGCCGGTGTTGAAGCCCGCGCTCACGCTCAGCGGCGTGGTATTGGGCAGCGCGGCGGTGAACGGGGTGCCGCTGTTGCCTTCGGTCAACAGCACCGCCTGCAACGGCGCGGGCACCGCGCCGGGGCCGGTGACCTGCAACAGATAGGCGAAATCGCCACGGCCGTGCGTCGCCGCGGCGGTGGTGGCGACCCACGGTTCCAGATGGCCGGTGCTGGCCGCGACCGGGCCGTCGTTGCCGGCCGCGGCGGCGACGTAGATGCCCGCGTCGGTGGCGTTGAGGAACGCCAGCGAGACCGCTTCGCTCCACGGATTGTTGCCGCCGCCGATCGAGTAGTTGATCGCGTCGACGATGCCGTCGGCGATCGCCTGATCGACCGCGTCGGCCGCCGACACGTTCGGGCACAGGCCCTGGCTGGTCGAGATCTTGGTGTAGCAGACGTCGTAGGCGATGATGTTGGCGCGCGGCGCGACACCGGACAGATGCACTTCGCGGCCGCGGAACATGGCGGTGCGCACGTTGCCGGCGACGGTCGAGGCGACATGGCTGCCGTGACCGTTGGTGTCGCCGAAACCGGGTTCTTCGCGGATGTCGGGCTGGCCGCACTGGTTGGCGCGCGAGGCGCATACGAAGTCGTAGCCGCCGATCAACTTATCGTTGCAGCGGCCGGCGTCGACGCCGCCGGGCGCGCAGGTGCCCAGGTAGTTGCCGGTGCCGAGCGGGTTGATGTGCTGATAACCGGTTTCGTCCACCGCGGTGAACGACGGGCTGCCGAAGTTGATGCCCGAGTCGAGCACGCCGATGACCATGCCTTCGCCGCGATACGCGGTGGGCGTGGCGTTCCACAACGCCGGCGCCCCGATCAGGGTCGGGCCGGTGTCGGTGGCCATTTCGTATTCGCGGTATTCCTCGACCAGCAGCACCTCCGGCATCGAGGCGACCTTGGCCGCTTCGTTCTGCGACAAGGTGGTGACCATGCCGTTGAGGGCGTGGCGCATGCGCCGTTCGACCCGCAGCTGACGGCCGAGCACGCGGTCGATGCGCTGCTCGTAGCCGCTCTGCATCTGGTCGAGGTGGTGGACGTAGTTGCGCGCATCGGCGCTCTTGACGTCGATGCGGCCCTCGCTCGCGGCGGCGACGCCGGTCATCGCGCCGCGCGCTTCCAGGCGCGCCGGCGCCGGCAGGCCCTGCAGGCCGCCCTTGTAGGCGCTCAACGGCGCGTCCTTGTACAGGACGATATAGCGGTTGGTCGCGCGCTCGGCGCTGCTGCTCGTCGGCGCGGGCGCGCCGCCGATCCCGGCGACGCCGGCGCTGCCGCCGCCGTTCAACGCGAACACGCTGGCGCCGGCGATCGCCGCTACCGCGGCGATACCGAGCGCAATCGAAGTTTTCTTAAACACCTGCTGCATCTGAAACGTCCCCCACTCCAGTTTGCAAAACAATCCGCCCCGCCCGCGCACGCGGCGCAGGCGGAGTGGTCCGTGATCGTGATTCGACTGCAAAGCCCCACGCGGGTAATGAACACCCCTGATACCCACAACGCGTGCCAGTCGACACTACCCCACCCCACGCTTGCGACGCGAGTGCCGTTTCTGATGAACGGGTCATGCCACGGCCCGACCAGCGGTCGCTCAGCGACCGCTTCGGGCTTGACAAGATGGGATCAGCGCGCGGACGCGCGCGTCAGCGTTCGGGCCAGGGACGCAGCAGGCCGCCGCGATAGACCACCAGGTACACCGCGACCACCCAGGCCGTGGCGACCGCCCAGCCGGCGAGGATGTCGGAGGGGAAATGCACGCCCAGGTACAGGCGCGAGAAGCCGACGAGGAACACGAACGGCGCCATCACGATCAGCACCGGCCAGCGCCAGCGGGTGGTCCAGCTCAACAGGATCAAGGTGGCCGCCAGGGTCATCGAGCCCATCGCATGCCCGCTGGGGAAACTGTAGTTGTGCTCCGGCGCGATCGACTCCCACAGCGAGGGACGCTCGCGGGCGAAGAACTGCTT
It includes:
- a CDS encoding S8 family serine peptidase, which gives rise to MQQVFKKTSIALGIAAVAAIAGASVFALNGGGSAGVAGIGGAPAPTSSSAERATNRYIVLYKDAPLSAYKGGLQGLPAPARLEARGAMTGVAAASEGRIDVKSADARNYVHHLDQMQSGYEQRIDRVLGRQLRVERRMRHALNGMVTTLSQNEAAKVASMPEVLLVEEYREYEMATDTGPTLIGAPALWNATPTAYRGEGMVIGVLDSGINFGSPSFTAVDETGYQHINPLGTGNYLGTCAPGGVDAGRCNDKLIGGYDFVCASRANQCGQPDIREEPGFGDTNGHGSHVASTVAGNVRTAMFRGREVHLSGVAPRANIIAYDVCYTKISTSQGLCPNVSAADAVDQAIADGIVDAINYSIGGGNNPWSEAVSLAFLNATDAGIYVAAAAGNDGPVAASTGHLEPWVATTAAATHGRGDFAYLLQVTGPGAVPAPLQAVLLTEGNSGTPFTAALPNTTPLSVSAGFNTGDDGCVAYPAGTFTGKTALIRRGTCSFVIKVNNAVAAGATAVVISNNVAAAISPTVAGTTVPVFGVTVADGDAIRNFANGNGNTTTAGISYPTTPLPNTPDVLADFSSRGPAGAFDLVKPDITAPGVSVLAVVAGATISGSENEIGLKDGTSMASPHHAGAALLVRQVQPTWTVSEVKSALMMTAKQEVFKEDSVTPANAFAMGSGRVQIDQAIKAGLVLNETTANYRAANPATGGDPSSLNLPSMGKAKCANSCTFTRTFRNTLSTRQTWNVRGEGLSVVVTPLSLVLNPGESKAVKVTVLSSSLPKDGSWNFGKLVLTPQGGNTTQPTLRLPIAVSVPPPAVALNPGQVALSLPAGGSGSINFRIDNTGGSALDYQIDNTGSGTRTYIDAPAGAVSSGFRSTQYTDPATAGSPGQYSADDFTVTEATQITRLFTQGFVSSGQPLATTSTGLTWMIYRDVGGNPEGNPQTSPGAAVWSYSALPTGAGVTVTGANIALNLATAGQNVNLAPGRYWLIVYSRSTFANRWVWFASNTGDTIFRAITPGTAGTGVWNASTGFAGQAFNLQGANACGASWIGAPDRAFGRLNPAAGVNTQVQISAAGLTPGARVGYVCVASNDPLRPKAALRVALTVTAAP